The Mesorhizobium sp. NBSH29 genome has a segment encoding these proteins:
- a CDS encoding D-amino acid dehydrogenase, translating to MKILVLGGGVIGVTTAHYLVEAGHQVEVVERREGPALETSFANAGEISPGYASPWAGPGVPFKAIKWLLMKHGPLVIKPLLSPAMWSWTLAMLRNCTAERYAVNKSRMVPIAEYSRDMLKALRADIGISYDERAQGTLQLFRTQKQVDGTADDIAVLKEFGVPYEVLDREGCIRAEPALASVRGKFQGGLRLPGDETGDCRIFTEKLAQHAAANGVTFRFGTRIDRIVCQGDAVTGIATSAGLLEADAYVVALGSYSPIMLKPLGLKAPVYPIKGYSITLPITDKAGSPESTIMDETYKVAITRLGDRIRVGGTAAIAGYDMNLTESRKATLVHSVSDLFPHGGDLSKASFWCGLRPMTPDGPPIIGQAGPKNLYLNTGHGTLGWTMACGSGKVMSDIISGEKPEIDVRELGLSRYG from the coding sequence ATGAAGATTCTCGTGCTTGGCGGCGGTGTGATCGGGGTGACAACGGCGCACTATCTTGTCGAAGCCGGCCATCAGGTAGAGGTGGTGGAGAGACGGGAAGGGCCGGCGCTGGAGACCAGCTTTGCCAATGCGGGGGAGATTTCGCCCGGTTATGCCTCGCCGTGGGCAGGCCCTGGAGTACCGTTCAAGGCGATTAAATGGCTTTTGATGAAGCACGGGCCGCTGGTCATCAAGCCGCTGCTCTCACCTGCCATGTGGTCGTGGACATTGGCCATGCTGCGCAACTGCACTGCGGAGCGCTATGCGGTGAACAAGTCGCGCATGGTGCCCATCGCTGAATACAGCCGCGACATGTTGAAGGCGCTGCGGGCCGATATCGGAATCTCCTATGACGAGCGCGCGCAAGGAACATTGCAGCTTTTCCGGACACAGAAACAGGTCGATGGCACGGCGGACGACATTGCAGTGCTGAAGGAGTTTGGTGTTCCCTATGAGGTGTTGGATCGGGAAGGTTGCATCCGCGCTGAACCGGCACTCGCCTCCGTGCGGGGAAAGTTCCAGGGTGGGCTGCGCCTTCCAGGCGACGAGACCGGCGATTGTCGAATTTTCACGGAAAAGCTTGCCCAACACGCAGCCGCGAACGGCGTGACATTCCGCTTCGGCACACGTATCGATCGGATAGTTTGCCAGGGTGACGCAGTAACCGGTATTGCCACCAGCGCCGGCCTTTTGGAGGCAGATGCCTATGTTGTCGCGCTTGGCAGCTATTCGCCGATCATGCTGAAGCCGCTTGGGTTGAAGGCTCCGGTCTACCCGATCAAGGGCTATTCGATCACCTTGCCGATCACGGATAAGGCGGGTTCGCCGGAATCGACCATAATGGATGAAACTTACAAGGTGGCAATCACGCGCCTTGGCGACCGGATCCGCGTCGGCGGCACGGCTGCGATTGCGGGATACGACATGAATTTGACTGAAAGTCGCAAAGCGACACTGGTTCATTCGGTCAGTGATCTTTTCCCGCACGGCGGCGATTTGTCCAAGGCCAGTTTCTGGTGCGGGCTCCGCCCGATGACGCCCGATGGCCCGCCTATTATCGGGCAAGCCGGACCCAAGAATCTGTATCTCAATACCGGCCATGGCACCTTGGGGTGGACGATGGCGTGCGGCTCTGGAAAAGTGATGTCCGATATTATTTCTGGGGAGAAGCCAGAGATCGATGTGCGGGAACTCGGCCTGAGCCGCTACGGCTAA
- a CDS encoding nucleoside-diphosphate kinase, producing MNTVPRLTTKDYAILETMLDRCCGRGDPMEPLLRRKLGAALVRFREDIEADVVTLNSRVVFRVDDGAPLTRILVQGEIRALVGMTIPIGVPRGLSMLGHRAGDTVAVAKQDGSAEHLFIEAIAFQPEAAQRRVAHSHVAGRTGAPFLRLVSSSNIPVRPASIPPPAIARNGPDDDPGPSAA from the coding sequence ATGAACACTGTTCCGCGCCTGACCACCAAGGACTATGCCATCCTCGAAACCATGCTCGACCGTTGCTGCGGAAGGGGCGATCCAATGGAGCCACTTCTGCGCCGCAAGCTGGGGGCAGCACTGGTGCGGTTTCGCGAGGATATCGAGGCGGATGTCGTGACTTTGAACAGTCGCGTGGTGTTTCGCGTCGACGATGGAGCGCCGCTGACGCGCATCCTGGTACAAGGAGAAATCCGGGCACTGGTTGGGATGACTATTCCCATAGGTGTCCCACGCGGACTATCAATGCTTGGCCACCGCGCTGGTGACACAGTTGCTGTGGCCAAACAGGATGGCAGCGCCGAGCACCTCTTCATCGAAGCGATCGCTTTTCAGCCTGAGGCGGCGCAGCGCAGGGTTGCGCATTCCCATGTTGCTGGACGTACGGGTGCCCCCTTCCTTCGACTTGTATCTTCTTCCAATATTCCGGTAAGACCAGCGAGTATCCCGCCTCCTGCGATTGCCCGGAATGGACCAGATGACGACCCCGGGCCCTCAGCGGCCTGA
- the rnk gene encoding nucleoside diphosphate kinase regulator → MRAQRERRPTNIVVGEEDYHRLSSLALAVQERMPDVAEALLAEMDRADVVPDRKVADSVVRMGSSLEYRNSAGVTRSVTLVYPGDADLAAGRISVLSALGVAVIGLKVGQVAHWTSHDGRPMEITLVSVHQPVAA, encoded by the coding sequence ATGCGCGCTCAACGCGAACGCCGCCCAACCAACATTGTTGTGGGCGAGGAAGATTATCACAGGCTCTCCAGCCTTGCGTTGGCGGTGCAGGAACGGATGCCTGATGTGGCAGAAGCCCTGCTTGCAGAGATGGACCGCGCCGATGTGGTGCCGGACCGCAAAGTTGCCGATTCGGTCGTGCGGATGGGTTCAAGCCTCGAATACCGGAACAGCGCCGGTGTTACCCGTAGTGTCACTTTGGTTTATCCTGGCGACGCTGACCTTGCCGCAGGCCGCATTTCCGTTCTGAGCGCGCTTGGCGTCGCGGTGATAGGGCTGAAAGTCGGTCAGGTTGCCCACTGGACCTCCCATGATGGTCGCCCGATGGAGATCACTCTGGTTTCGGTACACCAGCCGGTCGCGGCCTGA
- the alr gene encoding alanine racemase, whose amino-acid sequence MVDRDCDPENLAGAVLTIDLGAIRANYRQLARLAGGVQKCAGVVKADAYGIGAEKVAPALSAEGCSTFFVAHISEGIALRGILGSSAHIYVLNGVPPGGEAEAIAHDLRPVINSLEQLAAWRQAALRVGNVCAAALQVDSGMARLGMAPKEVEHIAADHAALAGISITLIMSHLACADEPGHPANAQQRNNFDILRSKLPQTPISLANSAGIFLGKDYLYDLVRPGIALYGGNPVPGWANPMQPVVGLQARVIQTRPVAARDGIGYGHAFLAHEPLTTATISLGYADGWPRRVGGSAFYHGTRLPFVGRVSMDSIILDISALPPETLHAGDLVDLIGVDQSVDEIASLAGTISYEILTGLGQRYHRRYLGA is encoded by the coding sequence ATGGTGGACCGAGATTGCGACCCGGAGAATCTGGCAGGCGCTGTTCTTACGATAGATCTTGGAGCGATCCGCGCGAACTACCGGCAGTTGGCCCGCTTGGCAGGTGGGGTGCAGAAATGTGCCGGAGTCGTCAAGGCAGATGCCTATGGGATCGGTGCAGAAAAAGTGGCGCCTGCGCTGAGTGCGGAAGGCTGTTCAACGTTCTTTGTCGCGCACATCAGCGAGGGTATCGCATTGAGGGGTATCCTTGGCTCTTCCGCGCACATTTACGTGCTCAACGGCGTTCCACCGGGTGGCGAAGCCGAAGCTATTGCGCACGATCTACGTCCCGTGATCAACAGCCTTGAACAACTCGCTGCCTGGCGACAGGCTGCGCTCCGTGTGGGCAACGTGTGTGCTGCCGCACTGCAGGTCGATAGCGGCATGGCGCGACTCGGGATGGCCCCGAAGGAAGTGGAGCACATCGCCGCGGATCATGCCGCGCTCGCCGGCATTTCGATTACTTTGATCATGAGCCACCTGGCCTGTGCCGACGAGCCGGGTCACCCGGCAAATGCACAGCAGCGGAACAATTTCGACATACTGCGCAGCAAATTGCCGCAAACGCCGATCTCCCTCGCCAACTCGGCAGGAATATTTCTGGGCAAGGACTATCTCTATGACTTGGTGCGCCCCGGGATTGCGCTTTACGGTGGCAATCCTGTTCCTGGCTGGGCAAACCCGATGCAGCCTGTCGTTGGCCTGCAGGCAAGGGTCATCCAGACGCGACCGGTTGCCGCTCGCGATGGGATTGGTTATGGCCATGCATTCTTGGCGCATGAGCCCCTTACAACCGCAACCATCTCACTTGGCTATGCTGACGGCTGGCCACGCCGGGTGGGGGGATCAGCCTTTTATCACGGCACGCGCCTGCCCTTCGTAGGGCGCGTCTCGATGGACAGTATCATCCTCGACATTTCGGCACTGCCGCCCGAGACGCTGCATGCAGGCGACCTTGTCGATCTCATAGGGGTTGACCAGAGTGTGGACGAGATTGCTTCTCTCGCCGGCACCATCAGCTATGAAATCCTGACAGGCCTTGGCCAGCGTTACCACAGGAGGTATCTCGGCGCCTGA
- the ispG gene encoding flavodoxin-dependent (E)-4-hydroxy-3-methylbut-2-enyl-diphosphate synthase, protein MAYFASPFDRRTSIGVDVGGVLVGGGAPVVVQSMTNTDTADIDGTVAQVAALAKAGSELVRITVDRDESAAAVPRIRERLDRLGVGVPLVGDFHYIGHRLLADHPDCAQALAKYRINPGNVGFKDKKDKQFADIVETAIRFDKPVRIGVNWGSLDEVLLTRLMDENQTNGSPLTANQVMRETIVQSALLSAAAAEDIGLPREKIILSAKVSQVQDLIAVYAELAARSNHALHLGLTEAGMGTKGIVASSAAMGILLQQGIGDTIRVSLTPEPNGDRTREVQVAQELLQTMGFRQFIPIVAACPGCGRTTSTVFQELAQNIQGDIRRNMPIWREQYPGVEELKVAVMGCIVNGPGESKHADIGISLPGTGETPTAPVFIDGKKAATLRGPKIAEEFQAMVATYIEARFGRGKQAAE, encoded by the coding sequence ATGGCCTATTTTGCATCCCCCTTTGACCGACGCACCTCCATTGGCGTCGATGTCGGCGGCGTCTTGGTTGGTGGCGGCGCGCCCGTGGTCGTGCAATCGATGACTAATACCGACACTGCCGATATTGACGGCACGGTTGCGCAAGTTGCAGCGCTCGCCAAGGCCGGTTCGGAACTGGTGCGCATCACAGTTGATCGTGACGAGAGCGCGGCCGCTGTGCCGAGAATTCGCGAACGCCTTGATAGACTTGGCGTCGGCGTCCCGCTGGTTGGAGACTTTCACTATATCGGCCACCGCCTGCTCGCCGACCATCCCGATTGCGCACAGGCTTTGGCAAAATATCGCATTAACCCAGGCAATGTCGGCTTCAAGGATAAGAAGGACAAGCAGTTCGCTGATATCGTCGAAACGGCGATCCGGTTCGACAAGCCGGTGCGTATCGGTGTAAACTGGGGCTCGCTCGATGAAGTTCTGCTGACCCGCCTGATGGACGAGAACCAGACCAACGGCTCGCCGCTCACGGCCAATCAGGTGATGCGAGAGACGATTGTCCAGTCAGCCCTACTATCAGCGGCTGCGGCCGAAGATATCGGCCTGCCGCGCGAAAAGATCATCCTGTCGGCCAAGGTCAGCCAGGTGCAGGATCTGATCGCCGTCTACGCTGAACTCGCAGCCCGCTCCAATCACGCGCTGCATCTTGGCCTGACCGAGGCCGGGATGGGCACCAAAGGCATTGTGGCTTCCTCGGCGGCCATGGGAATTTTGCTACAGCAGGGGATTGGCGACACCATTCGTGTGTCGCTGACGCCTGAGCCGAACGGTGACCGCACCCGAGAGGTCCAGGTGGCGCAGGAGCTCCTCCAAACCATGGGTTTCCGACAGTTTATCCCCATCGTTGCCGCCTGCCCTGGCTGCGGCCGCACCACGTCAACTGTTTTTCAGGAATTGGCGCAGAACATTCAAGGTGACATTCGAAGAAACATGCCCATATGGCGCGAGCAATACCCAGGCGTCGAAGAGCTTAAAGTGGCGGTGATGGGTTGCATCGTCAACGGCCCAGGCGAATCGAAACATGCTGACATCGGCATCTCATTGCCTGGCACCGGCGAGACCCCCACAGCTCCCGTATTCATCGACGGCAAGAAGGCTGCGACACTACGAGGACCCAAAATTGCCGAAGAGTTCCAGGCCATGGTGGCCACCTATATCGAAGCCCGGTTCGGGCGCGGAAAACAGGCGGCGGAATAG
- a CDS encoding lytic transglycosylase domain-containing protein produces the protein MRIIPKAAVLLCGVIAFTPASAEPDSNVTTKPTVERICQLIETYADSQNLPREFFARLIWKESRFDATAVSPVGAEGIAQFMPGTAKMRGLSDPFDIEQAIPASAKYLGELKHGYGNLGLAAAAYNAGETRVSRWLKSGGFLPLETEDYVLDVMGEAADSFTKASYQGAVRALDPKRTFEEACRNLPIIMAATVPMSRIRIKPWGIQVAGNFRRQAAVRQWDILRKRFPGLLAGHSPVVSRIKSPRGRTGIYAVRIGAESRGEADVICRKLHTVGGACIVLRNR, from the coding sequence ATGAGGATAATCCCGAAGGCGGCAGTGCTGCTTTGCGGGGTCATAGCATTTACACCCGCCAGCGCCGAGCCCGATTCCAACGTCACCACCAAGCCGACAGTCGAGCGCATCTGTCAATTGATAGAAACATATGCCGACAGCCAAAATCTGCCCCGCGAATTCTTCGCCCGGCTGATCTGGAAGGAAAGCCGTTTTGACGCCACTGCTGTGAGCCCCGTCGGCGCAGAGGGTATCGCCCAGTTCATGCCTGGCACGGCAAAAATGCGGGGCCTTTCAGACCCATTTGATATTGAGCAGGCTATTCCGGCCTCAGCCAAGTATCTTGGGGAACTGAAACACGGTTACGGCAATCTGGGACTTGCGGCCGCAGCCTATAATGCAGGGGAAACACGTGTATCGCGCTGGCTGAAATCCGGGGGCTTTCTTCCTCTTGAAACAGAGGATTACGTGCTCGACGTGATGGGCGAGGCAGCCGATAGCTTTACCAAGGCAAGCTATCAGGGAGCCGTGCGTGCACTCGATCCCAAACGCACCTTCGAGGAAGCCTGCCGGAATCTGCCAATCATCATGGCGGCCACTGTACCGATGTCTCGGATCAGGATCAAACCCTGGGGAATCCAGGTAGCAGGCAATTTCCGTCGCCAGGCAGCGGTTCGCCAGTGGGATATCCTGCGCAAGCGTTTCCCCGGTTTGCTGGCCGGCCATAGCCCTGTGGTCAGCCGCATCAAGTCGCCACGCGGGCGCACGGGCATTTATGCAGTTCGGATCGGAGCAGAATCGCGCGGCGAGGCCGATGTAATCTGCCGCAAGCTTCACACCGTAGGCGGGGCCTGCATCGTGCTCCGCAATCGGTAA
- a CDS encoding response regulator, which yields MPEYSSFIRSIRVRYLSGLLLIAVVATAILFAMTKLNSYRNQLDAGSEASMTLLQHLRQAASFAEHTSSAWRAETRAELNAAAREHAMRITADIAKLEQTYSVLEPRLNPENAREIDTASINGDLFWSARDIVRNLESISDANSINEWTFREIRNQNDLFALPMLTRARSALDRERRETELVSDRLLAASSLLMMLALGIVAFSIFRPMEQAISRAFEQSSASLGRAEAADRTKSEFLANMSHEIRTPMNGVLGMAELLARTDLTPRQKTFTDVIVKSGNALLTIINDILDFSKINAGQLMLDPVPFRLVEAVEDVATLLSARVAEKNLELIVRVDPRLPESVVGDVGRFRQIITNLLGNAVKFTERGHVLIDVAGELNGDMLALTVRVEDTGIGIPPEKLEGVFEKFAQVDGSSTRRHEGTGLGLAIAARLVGIMNGAIQVKSEPGRGSAFWFTIVLPVCATEKPAHVVPVDVTGARVLVIDDNPINRDILLEQLKTWGFECAAAENGPIGLAFLERSAEIGAAVDCVILDYQMPGMSGSDVARKIAADGRHAQMPVILLTSVDQVDFGRLFIDYGIAAHLTKPARSATLLAAVVGAIQKARNVAIKAETVGPSFIAPPTEIKQAAHPLKPVRRETRETLSGLDILIAEDNDVNQLVFGQILNGLDLSYRIASNGRTAVEMYRALAPRLILMDVSMPEMNGYEATRAIRAAEKGTGVHTPIIGVTAHALKGDREKCIDSGMDDYLSKPISPDRLASKIDMWLDHPAGAALAQSA from the coding sequence GTGCCAGAGTATTCGTCATTTATCCGTTCGATCCGGGTCCGGTATCTTTCAGGCCTCTTGCTGATAGCGGTTGTCGCGACCGCCATCCTGTTCGCGATGACGAAACTCAATTCTTATCGGAACCAGCTAGACGCGGGTTCAGAAGCATCGATGACGCTTCTTCAGCATCTCAGACAAGCCGCCAGTTTCGCTGAACATACATCGAGCGCTTGGAGAGCGGAAACACGGGCCGAACTGAACGCTGCTGCCCGAGAGCATGCGATGAGAATTACCGCTGATATCGCAAAGCTCGAGCAGACTTACAGCGTGCTGGAGCCGCGTCTCAACCCGGAAAATGCCAGAGAAATCGACACCGCGTCCATCAACGGAGATCTGTTCTGGTCTGCACGGGACATTGTCAGAAACTTGGAATCGATTTCGGATGCGAACAGCATCAATGAATGGACGTTTCGAGAAATTCGCAATCAAAATGACCTTTTTGCGCTGCCCATGCTTACGCGTGCGCGATCGGCGCTGGACAGAGAGCGCCGGGAAACGGAACTTGTGAGCGACCGGCTCCTGGCTGCCTCCAGCCTGCTCATGATGCTGGCTCTCGGCATCGTAGCCTTTTCGATTTTCCGGCCCATGGAACAGGCAATTTCGCGGGCATTTGAACAATCATCGGCCTCTCTTGGCCGAGCAGAAGCTGCGGATCGTACCAAGTCCGAGTTTCTTGCCAATATGAGCCACGAAATCCGAACGCCGATGAATGGCGTATTGGGGATGGCCGAGCTTTTGGCCCGTACCGACCTAACGCCGCGCCAGAAGACATTCACGGATGTGATAGTGAAGTCAGGCAACGCTCTGTTGACAATCATTAACGACATCCTGGATTTCTCCAAGATCAATGCCGGGCAGTTAATGCTTGATCCGGTTCCCTTTCGCCTAGTGGAAGCTGTGGAGGACGTGGCCACACTTTTGTCAGCCCGGGTTGCGGAGAAAAATCTCGAGCTGATCGTAAGGGTAGACCCGAGGCTGCCTGAATCGGTTGTGGGGGATGTCGGGCGTTTCCGGCAGATCATCACCAACCTCTTGGGCAACGCAGTCAAGTTCACTGAGCGCGGCCATGTGCTAATTGACGTTGCTGGAGAACTCAACGGCGATATGCTCGCGCTGACTGTACGTGTGGAAGACACCGGCATCGGAATCCCGCCAGAAAAGCTCGAGGGAGTCTTTGAAAAATTCGCTCAGGTGGATGGAAGCTCGACGCGTCGCCACGAGGGCACCGGGCTCGGGCTTGCCATAGCGGCGCGATTGGTTGGAATCATGAACGGCGCCATTCAGGTTAAATCTGAGCCCGGACGGGGTTCGGCCTTCTGGTTCACGATTGTTCTTCCTGTCTGTGCCACTGAAAAACCCGCCCACGTAGTTCCTGTCGACGTTACCGGGGCGCGCGTGTTGGTGATCGACGACAATCCCATCAACCGAGATATCCTGCTGGAGCAATTGAAGACTTGGGGCTTTGAATGTGCTGCCGCTGAGAATGGCCCCATTGGGCTCGCATTTTTGGAGCGCTCGGCAGAGATTGGCGCGGCAGTCGACTGCGTCATCCTCGACTATCAGATGCCCGGGATGAGCGGATCTGATGTTGCACGTAAGATTGCCGCTGACGGGCGCCATGCACAAATGCCTGTGATCCTTCTCACCTCGGTCGATCAGGTGGATTTTGGCCGCTTGTTCATCGATTACGGGATTGCCGCGCATCTGACCAAACCCGCGCGATCAGCCACGCTTTTAGCTGCTGTGGTGGGTGCAATCCAGAAGGCACGAAACGTTGCGATCAAAGCTGAAACGGTCGGACCCTCCTTCATCGCGCCACCAACAGAGATCAAGCAGGCTGCGCATCCCCTAAAGCCTGTGCGCCGCGAGACTCGGGAAACGCTGTCCGGCCTTGATATCCTGATTGCTGAAGATAATGATGTGAACCAGTTGGTGTTCGGTCAAATCTTGAATGGGCTGGATTTGAGCTATAGGATCGCCAGCAATGGCCGCACAGCCGTCGAGATGTACCGAGCGCTGGCGCCGCGGCTCATCCTGATGGATGTGTCGATGCCCGAAATGAACGGGTACGAGGCCACCCGAGCAATCAGGGCCGCGGAGAAAGGCACTGGCGTTCATACACCTATTATAGGCGTGACCGCACATGCGCTAAAGGGCGATCGCGAGAAGTGCATCGACTCGGGCATGGATGACTATCTATCCAAGCCGATTTCGCCTGATCGTCTTGCCTCGAAAATAGACATGTGGCTGGACCATCCGGCGGGGGCAGCGCTCGCTCAATCAGCCTGA
- a CDS encoding polyprenyl synthetase family protein, which translates to MTMPDDTSFEHALALNALRVESTLRDLLDGNVRTGEIARPQQLMAAMRHGVLNGGKRLRPFLVLECARLFQADGVAALRVAAAVECVHCYSLIHDDLPAMDNDDMRRGQPTVHRAFDEATAILAGDSLLTYAFDIIADPATELPAAVKAELVLGLARASGAGGMAGGQALDLQAQSTKPDETGILTLQAMKTGALIRFACEAGAILAEASEAERARIAEFGLGIGVAFQLADDLLDLTADAGTMGKATGKDKAAGKATLAALYGGAWARQQLQGLVAQAQALLQPYGDDAVLLNAAASFVAARRN; encoded by the coding sequence ATGACAATGCCAGATGACACTTCCTTTGAACACGCGCTCGCGCTCAATGCTTTGCGCGTTGAATCGACCCTGCGCGACCTGCTGGATGGCAATGTGCGCACCGGTGAAATTGCGCGCCCACAGCAACTGATGGCTGCCATGCGCCATGGCGTGTTGAATGGCGGCAAAAGGCTGAGGCCATTTCTGGTACTTGAATGCGCGCGATTGTTTCAAGCGGATGGCGTGGCGGCGCTTCGCGTGGCGGCGGCGGTGGAATGTGTCCATTGCTACTCGCTTATCCATGACGACCTGCCCGCGATGGACAATGACGACATGCGGCGTGGTCAGCCAACGGTGCACCGTGCTTTCGACGAAGCGACGGCGATACTGGCCGGTGACAGCCTGTTGACCTACGCCTTCGATATTATCGCTGATCCGGCCACTGAGTTGCCGGCGGCGGTCAAGGCTGAGCTGGTGCTGGGTCTGGCGCGAGCATCTGGAGCGGGCGGCATGGCAGGCGGCCAGGCGCTTGACCTTCAGGCCCAGTCGACAAAGCCGGACGAAACCGGAATTCTGACTCTTCAGGCTATGAAGACCGGCGCGCTAATCCGTTTTGCGTGCGAGGCAGGTGCGATCCTGGCCGAAGCATCGGAGGCCGAAAGGGCCCGCATCGCTGAGTTCGGACTTGGCATCGGTGTGGCCTTCCAACTTGCCGACGATCTGCTCGACCTGACTGCCGATGCCGGCACGATGGGCAAAGCTACGGGCAAGGACAAAGCAGCGGGCAAGGCAACATTGGCGGCATTGTATGGTGGCGCGTGGGCGCGTCAGCAACTGCAGGGGCTTGTTGCCCAGGCACAGGCCTTGCTTCAACCTTATGGCGACGATGCTGTGCTTCTGAATGCTGCGGCCAGCTTTGTTGCTGCGCGGCGGAACTAG
- the mtgA gene encoding monofunctional biosynthetic peptidoglycan transglycosylase, with translation MPPKRKREPSRNRLGVRPRTWLRRGLLLCGALAMVPALLTLLYWPAFVHPISTLMLQDLVSGRGYDRRWVPIDEVAPHLLHSIIMSEDGQFCSHKGIDFAELNLVIDDAMSGEGTRGASTIPMQTVKNLYLWGGRSIIRKILEAPLALYLDTVLTKRRIMEIYVNIVEWGPGIYGAEAASQHHFGRPAKDLTFGQAALLAVSLPNPIARDPARPGPGLRRLATLIEKRARKSGYYVGCVN, from the coding sequence ATGCCGCCAAAACGCAAGCGCGAGCCCAGCCGCAACCGGCTTGGCGTGCGACCGCGGACATGGCTGCGGCGCGGACTGCTGCTGTGTGGCGCGCTCGCCATGGTACCTGCTCTGCTGACGTTGCTTTATTGGCCGGCATTTGTGCACCCCATATCGACACTTATGCTGCAGGATCTGGTGAGCGGCAGGGGCTATGATCGCCGCTGGGTTCCGATAGACGAAGTGGCACCGCATCTTCTGCATTCAATTATTATGTCCGAAGACGGCCAGTTCTGTTCTCACAAGGGCATCGACTTTGCTGAGCTGAACCTCGTGATTGACGATGCCATGTCCGGCGAGGGAACGCGTGGCGCCTCGACAATCCCCATGCAGACCGTGAAAAACCTTTATCTCTGGGGCGGACGCTCAATCATTCGCAAGATACTGGAGGCACCCCTGGCGCTCTATTTGGATACCGTCCTGACAAAAAGACGGATCATGGAAATCTACGTAAACATCGTCGAATGGGGCCCTGGGATCTATGGCGCAGAGGCTGCTTCACAGCACCATTTCGGCCGCCCTGCCAAGGATTTGACCTTCGGTCAGGCCGCTCTCCTTGCCGTGTCCCTGCCCAACCCTATCGCCCGCGACCCGGCCAGGCCTGGGCCCGGCCTTCGTCGCCTGGCCACGCTGATCGAAAAGCGGGCGCGCAAATCCGGATATTACGTCGGATGCGTCAACTGA
- the rpmF gene encoding 50S ribosomal protein L32, with product MAVPKRKTSPSKRGMRRSADALKAPTYVEDKNSGELRRPHHVDLKTGMYRGRQVLDPKS from the coding sequence ATGGCTGTTCCAAAACGTAAAACGTCGCCGTCGAAGCGCGGCATGCGCCGCTCCGCCGACGCGCTGAAGGCCCCGACCTATGTCGAGGACAAGAATTCAGGCGAGCTGCGCCGTCCCCACCATGTCGATCTCAAGACCGGCATGTATCGCGGACGTCAGGTGCTTGACCCCAAGAGCTGA
- a CDS encoding GlcG/HbpS family heme-binding protein, with translation MTLANASKIIATAFAKASEMGLKPLGVSVLDAGGHLVAYQRQDGASFLRAQMSAGKAYGALSLGMGSRKLEAMAKERPHLISGVADVSGGRIVAVVGGVLIRDGAGLIIGAVGISGDTSDNDEAAAIAGIEAAGFQADGG, from the coding sequence ATGACCCTGGCAAACGCCAGCAAGATTATTGCGACTGCATTCGCGAAGGCGAGCGAAATGGGATTGAAGCCGCTTGGAGTTTCCGTGCTCGATGCCGGCGGGCACCTGGTTGCTTATCAACGACAGGATGGCGCGTCTTTTCTCAGGGCGCAAATGTCGGCGGGTAAAGCCTATGGTGCTCTTTCGCTCGGCATGGGCTCGCGCAAGCTGGAAGCCATGGCAAAAGAACGGCCGCACCTGATTTCCGGAGTGGCGGATGTTTCAGGCGGCAGAATAGTCGCTGTCGTTGGCGGGGTGCTCATCCGTGACGGCGCCGGTTTGATCATCGGTGCTGTGGGCATCTCGGGAGATACGTCCGACAATGACGAGGCGGCGGCCATTGCCGGCATCGAAGCAGCAGGATTCCAGGCTGACGGCGGCTGA